The Pseudomonadota bacterium genome has a segment encoding these proteins:
- a CDS encoding formate--tetrahydrofolate ligase: MSSTPSSNSNESVTSDAVQRHVKADISDVEIARRARLIPIDEVAARAGLLPEEVEPYGRHKAKISLSALDRLASAPTGRLINVTAITPTPAGEGKTCTSVGLTQGLGALGKRVMLCLREPSLGPVFGVKGGAAGGGYSQVVPMEDINLHFTGDIHAVTAAHNLLAALIDNHLLQGNALRIDANAVTWTRVLDISDRALRACVVGLGGRANGLPRETGFEITAASEIMAILALADGIADMKARLARMVVAFDQEGAPVTADQLGATGAMTILLKDAIKPNLVQTLEGQPAFMHAGPFANIAHGNNSVLATRLALKLSDYVVTESGFGADLGLEKFYDIVAPRAGFRSDVAVVVATLRALKAHGGLKDAEQWKKPDAAALRAGFANLDRHLDNVARFGVPAVVAINRFRDDTAEELAMVVDHCRARGVRAEISEVVARGGPGGTALAAAVLETLESTPSRFAPLYGDGLSIEEKIHRVATTLYGAGSVVYEKKAQRDLGRLVKLGFGNLPICIARTQLSFTDDPSRKGAPTGWEMHVREIRPSAGAGFLVVLTGEILRMPGLPSQPAAVGMDIDENGHITGLF, translated from the coding sequence ATGTCGAGCACCCCTTCTTCCAATTCAAACGAGAGTGTGACGTCCGACGCGGTCCAACGTCACGTCAAAGCCGACATCAGTGATGTCGAGATCGCCCGTCGTGCGCGTCTGATTCCCATCGACGAGGTCGCGGCTCGCGCCGGCCTGCTCCCGGAGGAGGTGGAGCCGTACGGGCGCCACAAGGCCAAGATCTCACTGTCGGCCCTCGACCGCCTGGCGAGTGCCCCGACAGGACGTCTCATCAATGTCACGGCCATCACGCCGACGCCCGCGGGTGAGGGAAAGACGTGCACATCGGTCGGGCTGACCCAGGGCCTGGGCGCACTTGGCAAGAGGGTCATGCTCTGCCTTCGAGAGCCCTCGCTCGGACCGGTCTTCGGGGTGAAGGGCGGCGCTGCTGGCGGCGGTTATTCGCAGGTCGTTCCGATGGAGGACATCAACCTCCACTTCACGGGAGACATCCATGCGGTGACCGCGGCCCACAACCTTCTGGCGGCTCTCATCGACAACCATCTCCTCCAGGGCAACGCGCTTCGCATCGATGCCAACGCCGTGACCTGGACCCGCGTGCTCGACATCTCCGATCGCGCACTGCGGGCCTGCGTCGTGGGCCTGGGTGGCCGCGCCAACGGCCTTCCCCGAGAGACCGGTTTCGAGATCACCGCGGCCTCCGAGATCATGGCCATCCTCGCCCTTGCCGATGGCATCGCTGACATGAAAGCTCGCCTCGCGCGCATGGTGGTAGCCTTCGATCAAGAAGGTGCTCCCGTCACGGCCGATCAGCTCGGAGCGACGGGCGCCATGACCATCTTGCTAAAAGACGCGATCAAGCCGAATCTCGTGCAGACGCTCGAGGGCCAGCCCGCCTTCATGCATGCGGGGCCGTTCGCCAACATCGCCCACGGCAACAACTCGGTTCTCGCCACGCGTCTCGCGCTGAAGCTGAGTGACTATGTGGTCACCGAGAGCGGGTTCGGGGCTGATCTGGGCCTCGAGAAGTTCTATGACATCGTGGCGCCTCGCGCGGGATTCCGCTCTGACGTGGCGGTGGTGGTGGCGACGCTGCGCGCGTTGAAGGCTCACGGCGGCCTGAAAGACGCCGAGCAGTGGAAGAAGCCCGATGCCGCGGCGCTGCGGGCGGGCTTTGCGAACCTCGATCGACATCTCGACAACGTGGCGCGGTTCGGTGTCCCTGCCGTGGTGGCGATCAACCGCTTCCGCGACGACACGGCAGAGGAGCTTGCCATGGTCGTCGACCACTGCCGCGCGCGTGGTGTTCGCGCGGAGATCTCCGAGGTGGTGGCCAGGGGAGGTCCTGGAGGAACGGCGCTCGCCGCTGCGGTGCTCGAGACCCTCGAGTCTACGCCCTCGCGCTTCGCTCCGCTCTATGGCGATGGCCTTTCCATCGAGGAGAAGATCCACCGCGTGGCGACCACGCTGTACGGCGCGGGAAGCGTGGTGTACGAAAAAAAGGCGCAACGCGACCTGGGTCGCCTCGTGAAGCTGGGCTTTGGCAATCTTCCCATCTGCATTGCCCGCACCCAGCTCTCGTTCACCGATGATCCGAGCCGCAAGGGCGCGCCCACCGGCTGGGAGATGCACGTGCGCGAGATCCGACCGTCTGCGGGGGCAGGCTTCCTCGTCGTGCTCACGGGTGAGATACTTCGCATGCCAGGCCTGCCTTCCCAACCTGCGGCGGTGGGCATGGACATCGACGAGAACGGCCACATCACGGGCCTCTTCTGA
- a CDS encoding 1-acyl-sn-glycerol-3-phosphate acyltransferase encodes MTEPVRPPASSTASLSSSSAAGPAFIPAKPRPLFIRFLEWVNRLLALPLVGIDVEMPPADLARLRALPRDAALLVASNHPSFSDPAVVFEVSRRWGRLCIWMAARELFGRLGGWMGTVLRRTGAFSVWRGGHNQDAAEFVRRTLAERRFPVVVFPEGHTFYLNDVLLPLKPGVAAWAVDTVAAHPGLSVRIVPLVIRYRYVEDIRAPLDAAVSEMEARVMRRVAPVPPGAFWPRLYLRLHRIADVILSRQERLHGSLARHGADIDERVQSLCATILRRLERRYLGEEGRGDFFDRARHLMALLKDDDDPEHQRDAVTARFAWALSTFWAGYLSPEASPERFAETVLKLQREITRRVPLSFRARRVAQVRVAEPIDVSSALADIDLTTHATRREAADRVLAVLTERMRGALAHLVASPG; translated from the coding sequence GTGACCGAGCCCGTTCGCCCGCCCGCCTCCTCAACTGCTTCTCTCTCTTCTTCCAGCGCAGCGGGCCCCGCCTTCATCCCGGCCAAGCCGCGGCCGCTCTTCATCCGCTTTCTCGAGTGGGTCAACCGTCTGCTTGCGCTTCCGCTGGTGGGCATCGATGTGGAGATGCCGCCCGCCGATCTGGCGCGTCTGCGTGCGCTGCCTCGCGATGCCGCACTTCTCGTGGCGTCGAACCATCCCTCGTTCAGCGACCCGGCGGTGGTCTTCGAGGTCAGTCGCCGCTGGGGACGTCTCTGCATCTGGATGGCCGCGCGCGAGCTGTTCGGCCGTCTCGGCGGATGGATGGGAACCGTGCTTCGCCGCACCGGTGCGTTCTCGGTCTGGCGTGGGGGGCACAACCAGGACGCCGCCGAGTTCGTTCGTCGAACGCTGGCCGAGCGCAGGTTTCCCGTCGTGGTCTTTCCGGAGGGGCACACCTTCTACCTCAACGACGTTCTGCTCCCCCTGAAGCCGGGGGTGGCCGCCTGGGCTGTCGACACCGTGGCCGCCCATCCGGGGCTCTCGGTGCGCATCGTGCCCCTCGTGATCCGGTACAGGTACGTCGAGGACATCCGCGCGCCCCTCGACGCCGCGGTCTCGGAGATGGAGGCGAGGGTGATGCGACGCGTCGCGCCCGTGCCGCCAGGCGCGTTCTGGCCGCGTCTCTACCTGCGCCTGCATCGCATCGCCGACGTCATATTGTCGCGTCAGGAGAGGTTGCACGGCTCTTTGGCGAGACACGGCGCAGACATCGATGAGCGGGTGCAGTCTCTCTGCGCCACCATCCTCCGACGTCTCGAGCGGCGATACCTGGGAGAGGAGGGGAGAGGCGACTTCTTCGACCGCGCCCGTCACCTCATGGCCCTGCTCAAGGACGACGACGATCCGGAGCATCAGCGCGACGCCGTGACGGCGCGCTTCGCGTGGGCCCTCTCCACGTTCTGGGCGGGCTATCTGTCGCCGGAAGCCTCTCCAGAGCGCTTTGCGGAAACCGTGTTGAAGCTTCAGCGCGAGATCACCCGTCGGGTTCCGCTGTCGTTTCGCGCCCGTCGCGTGGCGCAGGTGCGGGTGGCCGAACCCATCGACGTGTCGTCTGCCCTTGCCGACATCGATCTGACGACCCACGCGACGCGACGAGAGGCTGCCGATCGCGTTCTGGCCGTGCTCACCGAACGCATGCGCGGCGCCCTGGCCCATCTGGTGGCGTCGCCAGGGTGA
- a CDS encoding ABC transporter ATP-binding protein, with amino-acid sequence MSRVTITNLVKSFGSFQAVKGVSLDIAEGELVTLLGSSGCGKTTTLRCVAGLETADSGDISFDGRSMRGVAAPERSCGMVFQNYALFPHMTVEENLAYGLMAERWRRSSLPARLGLLATSPVRAVDDDGRKRIDEALSMIEMTEYRRRRPGELSGGQQQRVALARAMITRPRVLLFDEPLGALDARLRIKMREEIRLMQRRAGITTLYVTHDQEEALAISDRIAVMRGGRIEQLDTPEIVYKRPRTRFVADFLGLENVFTAEADASGRVRLEGSPLALATVTPPPRDRFTVAIRPEALRFLAQDATAENVIEGVVSLRMFLGATVKHVVIVAGTEIVVRSGGATDVDVAADQAVRLTVAPEDVLILSDPDPESVGPTMESTP; translated from the coding sequence GTGAGCCGCGTCACGATAACCAACCTGGTGAAGTCCTTCGGCTCCTTCCAAGCGGTGAAGGGGGTCTCCCTCGATATCGCAGAGGGAGAGCTCGTGACCCTTCTCGGTTCGAGCGGATGCGGCAAGACGACCACGCTGCGCTGCGTGGCGGGCCTCGAGACCGCGGACAGTGGCGACATCTCGTTCGATGGGCGCTCCATGCGGGGCGTCGCTGCGCCGGAGCGTTCGTGCGGCATGGTGTTCCAGAACTACGCCCTCTTCCCGCACATGACCGTTGAGGAGAACCTCGCCTACGGGCTCATGGCCGAGCGCTGGCGAAGGTCGTCGCTTCCCGCGAGACTGGGGCTGCTCGCCACCTCGCCCGTGCGCGCCGTCGACGATGACGGTCGCAAGCGCATCGACGAGGCGCTGTCCATGATCGAGATGACGGAGTACCGCCGTCGTCGCCCTGGTGAGCTGAGCGGCGGGCAGCAGCAACGTGTGGCCCTGGCGCGCGCCATGATCACCCGCCCCCGGGTGCTGCTCTTCGACGAGCCGCTCGGGGCCCTCGACGCCCGCCTGCGCATCAAGATGCGCGAGGAGATCCGCCTGATGCAGCGCCGCGCCGGCATCACGACCCTCTATGTCACGCACGATCAAGAAGAGGCCCTCGCCATCTCTGATCGCATCGCGGTCATGCGCGGCGGTCGCATCGAGCAGCTCGACACCCCAGAGATCGTGTACAAGCGCCCGCGCACCCGCTTCGTGGCAGACTTCCTCGGACTGGAGAACGTCTTCACGGCCGAGGCCGACGCCAGCGGGCGCGTCCGGCTCGAGGGCAGCCCACTGGCGCTCGCCACGGTCACACCGCCGCCGCGCGATCGCTTCACGGTGGCGATCCGTCCTGAAGCCCTTCGGTTCCTGGCACAAGACGCCACCGCCGAGAACGTCATCGAAGGCGTCGTGAGCCTGCGCATGTTCCTCGGCGCCACCGTCAAGCACGTGGTGATCGTGGCTGGAACCGAGATCGTGGTTCGCTCCGGCGGAGCAACGGACGTGGACGTGGCGGCCGACCAGGCCGTGCGGCTCACCGTGGCGCCCGAAGATGTGCTCATCCTCTCCGACCCCGATCCGGAGAGCGTGGGCCCGACCATGGAGAGCACCCCATGA
- a CDS encoding iron ABC transporter permease, with protein sequence MMSRLRALIVPATLVAFLLLFLVVPLLSLVWVSLSGEPSNVFADLSRGDVLGFVQRLAGHATLDYYREFIHTPRYRVGLLNSLLFSGAVTVGCSALGLGVAWALGRVALPLAGLLRVLAVLPLAMPSFLMALSVQFLFGRSGIVTTTIGPVLNPFSPLGCGVVQVFSFFPLVYLTTAAALERIDPSLEEASGVMGAPSTLTFWRVTLPTLLPGVAAGAFLAFIRSFGDFATLQLLMPSKTRMIVVEAYRDMSGNAYWGGAATLSTVMIAVILGVLAVQKRLVERNRFETVTGRAAASSRPIQSRAAVVTAFTAVSTVLAFPVINLCVIVLLSISGAWGSTVLPQTYTMAHLEKALVRSPLFLVNSLVLSALALLGGLAVALCVAHTVHRTRLRGRQALDFVVSLPFVLPGTAFAIALVTVFNHPPLALHLTVTLVIAAYVVTRAPYAVRAITASLQQVGPAMEESSQTLGASHDLTMTRVLLPLIRPGIVAGGLMIFISCMTDVAITLMICPPRWYPASLAIFTQIADARYFDASAYGLVLMAMIFAPYALLLSTGGAREVNA encoded by the coding sequence ATGATGAGCCGGCTGCGCGCGCTGATCGTGCCCGCCACCCTCGTCGCGTTCCTGCTGTTGTTCCTCGTCGTTCCCCTGCTGAGCCTCGTCTGGGTGAGCCTCTCCGGCGAACCGTCGAACGTCTTCGCCGATCTCTCTCGTGGCGACGTGCTGGGCTTCGTGCAGCGCCTCGCAGGGCACGCGACCCTCGACTACTACCGCGAGTTCATTCACACGCCCCGATACCGCGTCGGTCTGCTGAACAGCCTGCTGTTCTCCGGCGCGGTCACCGTGGGGTGCAGCGCTCTGGGCCTCGGCGTGGCCTGGGCCCTGGGCCGGGTCGCCCTCCCGCTCGCGGGGCTGCTTCGGGTGCTGGCTGTGCTGCCCCTGGCCATGCCATCGTTCCTCATGGCGCTCTCGGTGCAGTTCCTCTTCGGGCGCTCCGGCATCGTCACGACCACCATCGGACCGGTTCTCAACCCGTTCAGCCCGCTGGGATGCGGGGTGGTGCAGGTCTTCTCGTTCTTTCCGCTGGTCTACCTCACCACCGCCGCCGCGCTCGAGAGAATCGACCCCTCCCTCGAAGAGGCCTCTGGCGTGATGGGCGCGCCGAGCACGCTCACGTTCTGGCGGGTGACCCTGCCCACGCTGCTGCCGGGCGTGGCGGCGGGCGCGTTTCTCGCGTTCATCCGATCGTTCGGCGACTTCGCGACCCTGCAGCTGCTCATGCCGTCGAAGACCCGCATGATCGTGGTGGAGGCCTACCGCGACATGTCCGGAAACGCGTACTGGGGGGGGGCGGCCACCCTCTCCACCGTGATGATCGCCGTCATCCTCGGCGTGCTGGCGGTGCAGAAGCGACTGGTGGAGCGCAACCGGTTCGAGACCGTGACCGGTCGGGCGGCGGCGTCTTCGCGACCGATTCAATCGCGCGCGGCGGTCGTGACAGCGTTCACAGCCGTCTCCACGGTGCTCGCCTTCCCGGTCATCAACCTGTGCGTCATCGTGCTGCTCTCGATCTCGGGCGCCTGGGGCAGCACGGTGCTCCCCCAGACCTACACGATGGCCCATCTCGAGAAAGCCCTGGTGAGATCGCCCTTGTTCCTCGTGAACTCGCTGGTGCTGTCGGCCCTGGCGCTGCTGGGGGGCCTCGCCGTCGCGCTCTGCGTCGCGCACACCGTGCACCGCACGCGCCTTCGGGGGCGTCAGGCGCTCGACTTCGTGGTCTCCCTGCCGTTCGTGCTGCCGGGAACCGCCTTCGCCATCGCACTCGTCACGGTGTTCAACCATCCCCCCCTGGCGCTGCATCTCACAGTGACCCTCGTGATCGCCGCCTACGTGGTGACCCGCGCCCCCTACGCCGTGCGCGCCATCACCGCCTCGCTGCAACAGGTCGGACCCGCGATGGAGGAATCGTCGCAGACGCTCGGCGCTTCCCACGACCTGACGATGACACGGGTGCTGCTGCCCCTGATCCGCCCCGGCATCGTCGCGGGCGGCCTGATGATCTTCATCTCGTGCATGACCGATGTGGCCATCACCCTGATGATCTGCCCCCCCCGGTGGTATCCGGCCTCTCTCGCCATCTTCACCCAGATCGCCGATGCGCGGTACTTCGACGCGTCGGCCTACGGGTTGGTGCTGATGGCCATGATCTTCGCGCCGTACGCGCTCCTGCTGAGCACGGGCGGCGCGCGCGAGGTGAACGCATGA
- a CDS encoding extracellular solute-binding protein, which translates to MARRLTGAAALAAIIVIVAIIAARAPRDQKPTVMVYTPFPASVAEAWIKPFEEQTGIHVEQIKEGTTRVYSRLRAEKGNPRADVWIGGGGMVPFIAAANEGLLEPYRPRGWESMPLSKGNLILRDSDWRWVGVTVIGLGFAYNPTVLSPEQLPKRWSDLAEPQWRDQLIMWDPASSGTAMLFLQAALMRSKRDTGDEEAGWRWLRGFYANLQRYADTPPSLPVSRGEVKIGIHFEHQVLEFLQQSGDPAAIAAAQQNLRWAILPDSPVIVDPVALIHDAPHAENGKRFIDFIMSHEGQGILNRLCFVRDPAYGPPRLLDTTLDGLLAAAMPLDVDWMGASFNRIRTRWQNEIETSRWLWE; encoded by the coding sequence ATGGCGCGCCGTCTGACCGGCGCCGCGGCCCTGGCGGCGATCATCGTCATCGTGGCGATCATCGCTGCGCGAGCACCGCGCGATCAGAAGCCCACCGTGATGGTGTACACGCCCTTCCCGGCCAGCGTCGCCGAAGCCTGGATCAAGCCCTTCGAAGAGCAGACGGGCATTCACGTCGAGCAGATCAAGGAAGGCACCACGCGGGTCTATTCGCGTCTTCGCGCCGAGAAGGGGAACCCGCGCGCCGATGTCTGGATCGGGGGCGGCGGCATGGTGCCCTTCATCGCGGCAGCCAACGAAGGGCTCCTCGAGCCGTATCGCCCGCGCGGGTGGGAGTCGATGCCCCTGTCGAAGGGAAACCTCATCCTGCGCGACAGCGACTGGCGCTGGGTGGGCGTCACCGTGATCGGACTCGGATTCGCCTACAACCCGACCGTGCTCTCCCCCGAGCAGCTTCCGAAGCGCTGGAGCGACCTGGCCGAGCCCCAGTGGCGCGACCAGCTGATCATGTGGGACCCGGCCAGCTCCGGGACCGCCATGCTCTTCCTGCAGGCGGCACTCATGCGCTCGAAGCGCGACACGGGCGACGAAGAGGCGGGATGGCGATGGCTGCGGGGCTTCTATGCCAACCTCCAGCGCTACGCCGATACCCCGCCCAGCCTCCCGGTGAGCCGCGGCGAGGTCAAGATCGGCATCCACTTCGAACACCAGGTGCTCGAGTTCCTCCAGCAGAGCGGCGACCCCGCCGCCATCGCCGCGGCCCAGCAGAACCTGCGCTGGGCCATCCTCCCAGACTCCCCTGTCATCGTCGATCCGGTGGCGCTCATCCACGACGCGCCGCATGCCGAGAACGGGAAGCGCTTCATCGATTTCATCATGAGCCACGAAGGGCAGGGCATCCTCAACCGGCTCTGCTTCGTGCGCGACCCGGCCTACGGCCCGCCCCGCCTCCTCGACACCACCCTCGACGGCTTGCTGGCCGCCGCCATGCCGCTCGACGTCGACTGGATGGGCGCGAGCTTCAATCGCATCCGAACCCGCTGGCAGAACGAGATCGAGACCAGCCGATGGCTGTGGGAGTGA
- a CDS encoding glycerol-3-phosphate dehydrogenase/oxidase, protein MSGARPFNADGRAQVLASAGQGVYDIVVVGGGITGAGVARDAAMRGLRVALFERGDFACSTSSASSKLLHGGIRYLEQKAFHLVWEALQERARQCQLIAHLAHPTPFLFPLYEGDPVSPALLDLGLWVYDAMAGYKNLGLHRRLSAASLRQLEPALRAQGLRGGCSYYDAVTDDARLTLENARSAWEHGADCVPYVEVDELIEADGEIRGLRVRDVLDGEGAASLTVRARCVVNACGPWSDLLRSRGGLQRRLVRPTKGVHLTVRRACFPRDHAVVMSSPRDHRILFAIPWGTLAIVGTTDTDYDPRNGPPQATAEDVAYILDIARHYFPDSPIEHDDILSTWAGLRPLYHPESDGAPSSVSREHKIVEERPGLVTVVGGKLTTYRIMARQVVDLAAQVAQRRGAPPAGRCQTADEVLVTRLDDSRTPPSTLPADTFAHLCAVYGPRAVAVGELARLRKDTLGQQLTAHAPDIAAQIVYAFESEMAMHLADVLARRTRAFHAGIRAEEIARAASIARETLGWSEDRLQAEMRRVDEEQQRWRVPDASSTKGR, encoded by the coding sequence ATGAGCGGCGCACGCCCCTTCAACGCAGACGGAAGAGCCCAGGTTCTCGCAAGCGCGGGGCAGGGCGTCTATGACATCGTGGTGGTGGGAGGCGGCATCACCGGCGCCGGCGTGGCGCGAGACGCGGCCATGCGCGGGCTACGCGTGGCGCTCTTCGAGCGTGGAGACTTTGCCTGCAGCACAAGCAGCGCCTCGTCGAAGCTGCTGCACGGCGGCATCCGCTATCTCGAGCAGAAGGCCTTCCACCTCGTGTGGGAAGCCCTGCAGGAACGGGCTCGCCAGTGCCAGCTCATCGCGCATCTCGCGCACCCCACCCCCTTTCTCTTCCCGCTCTACGAAGGCGACCCCGTGAGCCCCGCGCTGCTCGATCTCGGTCTCTGGGTCTACGACGCCATGGCGGGCTACAAGAACCTGGGGCTGCATCGCCGGCTCAGCGCCGCGAGCCTGCGACAGCTCGAGCCTGCCCTGCGCGCGCAGGGGCTGCGCGGCGGGTGCAGCTATTACGACGCCGTCACCGACGACGCGCGCCTCACCCTCGAGAATGCGCGCAGCGCCTGGGAGCACGGGGCCGACTGCGTGCCCTACGTCGAGGTCGACGAGCTCATCGAGGCCGACGGCGAGATCCGCGGGCTCCGCGTGCGCGACGTGCTCGACGGTGAGGGCGCCGCATCGCTCACGGTGCGCGCGCGATGCGTGGTGAACGCGTGCGGGCCGTGGAGCGATCTGCTGCGATCGCGCGGAGGGCTGCAGCGTCGGCTGGTCCGTCCCACCAAGGGCGTGCATCTCACCGTGCGCAGGGCCTGCTTCCCACGAGACCACGCGGTGGTCATGAGCAGCCCCCGTGATCACCGCATCCTGTTCGCCATCCCGTGGGGCACCCTGGCCATCGTGGGAACCACCGACACCGACTACGATCCGCGAAACGGGCCGCCGCAGGCCACCGCCGAAGACGTCGCCTACATCCTCGACATCGCACGTCACTACTTCCCGGACAGCCCCATCGAGCACGACGACATCCTGTCGACCTGGGCCGGTCTGCGCCCGCTCTATCACCCAGAGAGCGACGGCGCTCCCAGCAGCGTCTCCCGTGAGCACAAGATCGTGGAGGAGCGCCCCGGTCTCGTCACCGTCGTCGGCGGCAAGCTCACCACCTATCGGATCATGGCCCGCCAGGTGGTCGACCTGGCCGCGCAGGTCGCCCAGCGACGTGGGGCGCCGCCTGCTGGCCGCTGCCAGACGGCCGACGAGGTGCTGGTCACCCGTCTCGACGACAGTCGCACGCCGCCCTCCACGCTGCCTGCGGACACGTTTGCGCATCTGTGCGCGGTGTATGGACCGCGGGCCGTGGCCGTCGGAGAGCTGGCCAGGCTGCGCAAGGACACGCTGGGTCAGCAGCTCACAGCGCACGCGCCAGACATCGCGGCCCAGATCGTGTACGCTTTCGAATCGGAGATGGCCATGCACCTCGCAGACGTCCTTGCGCGACGCACCAGGGCCTTTCACGCCGGCATCCGCGCCGAGGAGATTGCACGGGCCGCCTCGATTGCGCGTGAGACCCTGGGATGGAGCGAGGACCGCCTCCAGGCGGAGATGCGTCGCGTCGACGAGGAGCAGCAGCGGTGGCGGGTCCCCGACGCGTCCTCCACGAAAGGCCGCTGA
- the dnaA gene encoding chromosomal replication initiator protein DnaA: MGSTSVFRSHEGASGDSSDLWQRCLDAMEQSLPRPAFETCLRGSVGTVAAPGRMHVLMPHGYAFEQILGRHRSLIEAARCEMRALTQQDWHVEFTAPSREEEEARAAAPMIDAPSTPAPTAARRMAPPADMAEAPVLRRGARTTAPLSDDPRFTFERLVTGPTNQLAVQAARQAAETPGRTFNPLVIYGDVGLGKTHLMQALKHLMSGARPRARVVYTSSETFTNELVEAFQERRVPAFRKKYRQVDLLMVDDIEFLVGKERIQEEFYHTFEQIAASGRQVILTCDRPPQLLTQLQERLCSRLSSGLIADIQAPTFEMRREILAQRSRESNAAVADEVIEYIAERFSGSVRNLEGALVRVLAVANASGDRVVRIGLAQRALEPLSPTRPSRQRRVTLHDILEKVSHYYHVEVDDLIGARRDRRFSTPRHIAMYLAQELMRMRCREISEAFGGRDYSTVTHAIKKIVAQREQPNIKNDLSTIASLLEG; the protein is encoded by the coding sequence ATGGGCAGCACTTCAGTCTTTCGATCTCACGAAGGGGCTTCCGGTGATTCCAGCGATCTGTGGCAGCGCTGCCTCGACGCAATGGAGCAGAGCCTGCCTCGGCCCGCGTTCGAGACCTGCCTGCGCGGGTCGGTCGGCACTGTGGCCGCGCCCGGTCGCATGCACGTGTTGATGCCCCACGGCTACGCGTTCGAGCAGATCCTCGGCCGTCACCGAAGCCTCATCGAAGCGGCCCGTTGCGAGATGCGCGCTCTCACGCAACAAGACTGGCACGTGGAGTTCACCGCCCCCAGCCGCGAGGAAGAGGAGGCGCGCGCGGCAGCTCCGATGATCGATGCTCCCTCAACGCCTGCACCCACCGCAGCGAGGCGCATGGCGCCCCCCGCGGACATGGCGGAAGCGCCTGTGCTTCGTCGCGGCGCGCGCACGACGGCCCCTCTCTCCGACGACCCACGCTTCACGTTTGAGCGCCTGGTCACCGGCCCCACCAACCAGCTCGCCGTGCAGGCCGCACGGCAAGCCGCAGAGACCCCAGGTCGCACCTTCAATCCCCTCGTCATCTATGGCGATGTGGGGCTTGGGAAGACTCACCTCATGCAGGCACTGAAGCACCTGATGAGCGGCGCGCGTCCGCGAGCTCGCGTGGTCTACACCTCGAGCGAGACGTTCACCAACGAGCTCGTCGAGGCGTTCCAGGAACGCCGTGTCCCGGCATTTCGAAAGAAGTACCGGCAGGTCGATCTGCTGATGGTCGATGACATCGAGTTCCTCGTGGGCAAGGAGCGGATCCAGGAAGAGTTCTACCACACCTTCGAACAGATCGCCGCCAGCGGGAGACAGGTCATTCTCACGTGTGATCGCCCGCCGCAGCTTCTCACACAGCTGCAGGAACGGCTCTGCTCACGGCTGTCATCGGGGCTGATCGCCGACATCCAGGCGCCGACCTTCGAGATGCGCCGCGAGATCCTTGCGCAGCGCTCGCGAGAGTCGAACGCCGCGGTTGCCGACGAGGTCATCGAGTACATCGCCGAGCGCTTCAGCGGCAGCGTGCGCAATCTCGAGGGCGCGCTCGTTCGCGTTCTCGCCGTGGCCAACGCCTCCGGAGATCGGGTGGTTCGCATCGGACTGGCGCAGCGTGCGCTCGAGCCGCTCAGCCCTACCCGACCGTCGCGTCAGCGGCGCGTCACCCTTCACGACATCCTCGAAAAGGTGAGCCACTACTATCACGTCGAGGTCGACGATCTGATCGGCGCACGGCGCGATCGCCGCTTCTCGACCCCACGACACATCGCCATGTATCTCGCCCAGGAGCTCATGCGCATGCGCTGCCGCGAGATCAGCGAGGCGTTCGGGGGGCGTGACTACTCCACAGTCACCCACGCCATCAAGAAGATCGTCGCCCAGCGCGAGCAGCCCAACATCAAGAACGACCTGAGCACAATCGCCAGCCTGCTCGAAGGGTGA